Proteins encoded in a region of the Tripterygium wilfordii isolate XIE 37 chromosome 21, ASM1340144v1, whole genome shotgun sequence genome:
- the LOC119988368 gene encoding uncharacterized protein LOC119988368 — MSGVQGARPPEYETPTTYESVAGGENRTKTDIRSKEDQGPIQIDKQQDKIEDFIAAASQDDPVLDADKDDKKPDLGVTGTG, encoded by the coding sequence ATGTCAGGGGTACAGGGAGCACGGCCGCCGGAGTACGAGACACCAACGACATACGAGTCAGTGGCAGGAGGAGAGAACAGGACCAAGACGGATATCAGGTCAAAGGAGGACCAGGGTCCCATCCAGATTGACAAACAACAGGACAAGATCGAGGATTTTATTGCTGCTGCAAGCCAAGATGACCCTGTTCTTGATGCTGATAAAGATGATAAGAAGCCAGACTTGGGCGTCACCGGCACTGGCTAA